The Methanothrix soehngenii GP6 genome has a window encoding:
- a CDS encoding adenosylcobalamin-dependent ribonucleoside-diphosphate reductase: MIERIRKREGRVVEFQTEKIALAISKAFRAVGREEEDAPFRLAERVAKEAEERFSRTIPGVEEIQDLVERALISAGYADVAKAYILYRQKRTEIREAKRYLGVADDLKLSVNAAEVLKKRYLLRDERGDVVETPGEMFGRVADHISKAESKYGGDVESYRSLFLQMMRNLEFLPNSPTLMNSRLELGQLSACFVLPVTDSLPGIFDALKNMALIHQSGGGTGFSFSRLRPKDDVVRATGGVASGPVSFMRIFDTATDVIKQGGRRRGANMGILRVDHPDIMEFIEAKERPGFLENFNLSVAATDEFMEKSRGEGEIDLINPRTGLAGGRLKAAELLGLIATSAWRGGDPGIIFIDRINAAHPLPGEIEATNPCGEQPLLPYESCNLGSINLSRLVRKGELDWDRLAELVSLAVRFLDDVIDMNRFPLPQIEEATLSRRKIGLGVMGFADMLIQMNISYASPQAVALAEKLMGFISEHARAQSARLGEERGSFPLFDSSRLRGWSAMRNATVTTIAPTGTISIIAGTSSGIEPLFALAFVRRVLEGARLLEVSPLFEKMAMERGIYTPDLKVELAWRGSVQEIAGLPQDLKELFRTALDISAQQHVRIQAAFQKYTDNAVSKTVNLPAEATVSDVLQVYRLAYDLGCKGVTVFRYGSRSQVLYLGNGETVPGCKYCG; encoded by the coding sequence ATGATCGAGCGCATCAGAAAACGGGAGGGAAGGGTGGTCGAGTTCCAGACCGAGAAGATTGCTCTGGCCATATCCAAAGCCTTTCGAGCCGTGGGCAGAGAGGAGGAAGATGCTCCTTTCAGGCTGGCAGAGAGGGTGGCTAAAGAGGCAGAAGAACGATTCTCCCGCACCATTCCCGGAGTGGAGGAGATCCAGGACCTGGTGGAAAGAGCGCTCATATCCGCTGGCTACGCCGATGTGGCCAAGGCCTATATCCTCTACCGCCAAAAAAGAACGGAGATCAGAGAAGCCAAACGCTATCTAGGAGTGGCAGATGACCTGAAGCTCTCGGTCAATGCTGCGGAGGTGTTGAAGAAGAGGTATCTCTTAAGGGACGAGCGGGGAGATGTGGTGGAGACCCCGGGTGAGATGTTTGGACGGGTGGCCGATCATATCTCCAAGGCTGAGTCCAAATATGGCGGCGATGTTGAAAGCTATCGATCTCTTTTCCTGCAGATGATGAGGAACCTGGAGTTTCTGCCCAACTCCCCCACCCTGATGAACTCCAGGCTGGAGCTGGGGCAGCTATCGGCATGCTTCGTCCTTCCAGTGACGGATTCGCTGCCAGGCATATTCGACGCTCTGAAGAACATGGCCCTCATCCACCAGAGCGGCGGAGGCACAGGATTCTCCTTCTCTCGACTGCGGCCCAAGGACGATGTCGTCCGGGCCACTGGGGGAGTGGCCAGCGGACCGGTCTCCTTCATGCGCATCTTCGATACAGCGACCGATGTGATCAAGCAAGGCGGGCGTCGCCGGGGAGCGAACATGGGGATATTGAGGGTCGACCATCCCGATATCATGGAGTTCATCGAGGCCAAGGAGCGGCCGGGATTCCTGGAGAACTTCAACCTCTCTGTGGCGGCGACAGACGAATTTATGGAAAAATCGCGGGGTGAGGGCGAGATCGACCTGATCAATCCGCGCACGGGCCTGGCGGGGGGCCGGCTGAAGGCAGCGGAGCTTTTGGGCCTTATCGCCACCTCCGCCTGGAGGGGTGGCGACCCGGGGATCATCTTCATCGATCGCATCAATGCCGCCCACCCCCTCCCCGGGGAGATCGAGGCCACAAACCCCTGCGGGGAGCAGCCCTTGCTGCCGTATGAGTCCTGCAACCTGGGCTCGATCAACCTCTCCCGGCTGGTAAGAAAAGGAGAGCTGGACTGGGATCGTTTGGCTGAGCTGGTCAGCCTGGCGGTGAGGTTTCTGGATGATGTCATCGATATGAACCGCTTCCCCCTGCCGCAAATAGAAGAGGCCACACTGAGCCGCCGCAAGATCGGCCTGGGTGTGATGGGCTTTGCCGATATGCTCATCCAGATGAACATCTCCTATGCCTCGCCCCAGGCTGTGGCCCTGGCAGAGAAGCTGATGGGATTCATCAGCGAGCACGCTCGTGCCCAGTCGGCGCGCCTGGGTGAGGAGAGGGGATCGTTCCCCCTGTTTGATAGCTCGCGCCTGCGGGGGTGGAGCGCAATGAGAAACGCCACGGTGACCACCATCGCCCCCACTGGCACCATCAGCATCATCGCCGGGACGAGCAGCGGCATTGAGCCGCTCTTTGCATTGGCATTCGTGCGCCGGGTGCTGGAGGGGGCGCGGCTGCTGGAGGTCTCACCGCTCTTTGAGAAGATGGCGATGGAAAGGGGGATTTATACCCCAGATCTCAAGGTGGAGCTGGCCTGGAGGGGCAGTGTGCAGGAGATCGCTGGCCTGCCCCAGGATCTAAAGGAGCTGTTCCGCACTGCTCTTGACATCTCTGCTCAGCAGCATGTGCGCATTCAGGCCGCCTTCCAAAAATATACGGACAATGCAGTATCCAAGACGGTGAACCTGCCTGCAGAGGCAACGGTAAGCGATGTGCTCCAGGTTTACAGACTGGCTTACGACTTAGGGTGTAAGGGAGTAACGGTATTCAGATATGGAAGCCGAAGCCAGGTGCTCTATCTAGGAAATGGGGAGACAGTTCCTGGGTGCAAGTACTGCGGATAG
- a CDS encoding DNA alkylation repair protein encodes MDEHVLTRLRQELIEGIDEKTRDGASRFFKEEVRFYGVKSSLVRKIATKYFREIKGRDKGKIFTLCEELLCSDYGEEAFIAFEWAYSLRSQYEPSDFFIFEGWLERYVNNWAKCDTLCNHTLGSFIELYPQYMEKLFGWARSDNRWVRRASAVTLILPARRGDFLPEAFMIADILLLDKDDMVQKGYGWLLKEASRAHQAEVFDYVMKNKAVMPRTSLRYAIEKMPAELRRKAMER; translated from the coding sequence ATGGATGAGCATGTCCTGACCAGGTTACGCCAAGAGCTGATTGAGGGAATCGATGAGAAGACCAGAGACGGAGCATCACGTTTTTTCAAGGAGGAGGTCAGGTTTTACGGTGTCAAATCCAGCCTGGTCAGGAAGATCGCGACCAAATACTTCCGGGAGATAAAAGGGAGGGACAAAGGGAAGATCTTCACCCTGTGCGAAGAGCTCCTCTGCTCAGACTATGGGGAGGAGGCGTTCATCGCTTTTGAGTGGGCCTATTCCCTGCGCAGCCAATATGAGCCCTCCGATTTCTTCATCTTTGAGGGCTGGCTTGAGAGGTATGTGAACAACTGGGCGAAGTGCGATACCCTATGCAACCATACCCTGGGAAGCTTCATTGAATTGTATCCTCAATACATGGAGAAGCTCTTTGGCTGGGCCCGGTCAGACAACCGATGGGTGCGGCGGGCCTCAGCTGTGACCCTCATCCTACCCGCTCGCAGGGGCGACTTTCTGCCGGAGGCATTCATGATCGCTGACATCCTCCTTCTGGATAAGGACGACATGGTGCAGAAGGGATATGGCTGGCTTTTAAAAGAAGCGAGCCGGGCTCATCAGGCTGAGGTCTTCGACTATGTGATGAAAAACAAGGCCGTCATGCCCAGAACGTCTCTGCGCTATGCCATAGAGAAGATGCCCGCGGAATTGAGAAGAAAAGCGATGGAGAGATGA
- a CDS encoding IS4 family transposase codes for MRKGVSQIEKDIVEQELTRMFESKWIRDKARESGLIERERKIDPVIMFWTLAIGYGSQLYRTIVELKRVYEVRGKVSISDSSWHDRFTPELVKFLRECVIHGIEHISEEPSRILGDRLASFRDVMIQDSTIIRLHKSLADKWPATRSRKVAAGVKVAFLTSAIANSPKSISILPENTNDVKTLKIGPWVKDIILLIDLGFYKYQLFSRIVENGGSFVSRLKSNANPLIVGTNQVRNTRGVDLNGKHLKDIKLEKSDDIFDVNVEVSFDRRSYRGESKKDNKIFRLVAIYNTEAEEHHFYLTNISSDILNASEVAAVYSGRWEVELIFKELKSRYALDQITTKSPYAIEALIWVSILTLLVSRKLYSIVRKLNPGAKMVRFTQLRWSNIFVQNSSHLLSAILDYLGIEHDFSTVLNVCSSEALDPHVNRERFREGLWS; via the coding sequence ATGCGAAAAGGAGTATCACAAATTGAGAAAGATATAGTCGAGCAAGAACTAACCAGGATGTTTGAATCCAAGTGGATTCGAGATAAAGCAAGAGAGAGCGGATTGATCGAAAGAGAAAGAAAGATTGATCCAGTGATAATGTTTTGGACTCTCGCTATCGGCTATGGCTCACAGTTGTATCGAACTATAGTGGAGTTGAAACGCGTTTACGAAGTCAGAGGGAAAGTATCAATTTCAGACAGCAGTTGGCATGATCGTTTCACTCCAGAACTGGTAAAATTTCTCAGAGAATGTGTGATTCACGGCATAGAGCACATTTCTGAAGAACCCAGTAGGATTTTGGGTGACCGTCTAGCTAGCTTTCGGGATGTAATGATTCAAGATAGCACTATTATTCGGCTTCATAAAAGCCTTGCTGATAAGTGGCCAGCCACTCGTTCCCGAAAAGTGGCTGCAGGAGTAAAAGTGGCATTTTTAACAAGTGCCATAGCCAATAGTCCAAAAAGCATTTCGATACTGCCTGAGAATACCAACGATGTAAAGACCTTAAAAATAGGTCCCTGGGTAAAAGATATAATATTATTAATAGATCTAGGATTTTACAAATATCAACTGTTCAGCAGGATAGTTGAAAACGGCGGATCCTTTGTCTCTCGCCTCAAGAGCAATGCAAATCCCTTAATAGTAGGAACAAATCAGGTACGCAATACCCGTGGCGTTGATCTAAACGGGAAACATTTGAAAGATATTAAACTAGAAAAATCCGATGATATTTTTGATGTAAATGTGGAAGTATCATTTGACCGAAGATCCTATCGCGGCGAGAGCAAAAAAGATAATAAGATATTTAGATTAGTCGCCATTTATAATACCGAAGCAGAAGAACATCACTTTTATCTAACTAATATTTCATCAGATATATTAAATGCTTCAGAGGTTGCAGCGGTTTATTCTGGGAGATGGGAAGTCGAACTCATCTTCAAAGAATTGAAGAGCAGATATGCGCTAGATCAGATAACAACAAAGAGCCCATACGCGATTGAGGCCTTAATCTGGGTCTCAATTTTGACGCTTCTTGTCAGCAGAAAATTGTATTCGATAGTGCGAAAACTAAATCCCGGTGCCAAAATGGTTCGCTTTACTCAATTGAGATGGAGTAACATCTTTGTCCAAAATTCCTCGCATCTATTGTCTGCGATATTGGATTACCTTGGAATAGAGCATGATTTCTCTACAGTCTTAAATGTGTGTTCAAGTGAGGCACTTGATCCGCATGTCAATAGAGAACGATTCAGGGAGGGATTGTGGTCTTAA
- a CDS encoding site-2 protease family protein, which translates to MLGISVTELRDLVISLIALVIAFSVLFGGAVLDMNMIIVSTLGVASGFLLHELAHKFTAQHFGYLAEYRANLLGLGLAVASAFAGLLIAAPGAVMISRSRPPVQTYIQDSIYGSTVPDPFHQEELASQLKREMLLISLAGPMTNIVLAAFFFILGMSGLADGEVWAQAITFALFINLILAAFNMLPFGPLDGKKIFDGDRRVWALIGLPVILIALPVYLGII; encoded by the coding sequence ATGTTGGGAATAAGCGTCACTGAATTGAGGGATCTGGTCATATCATTGATCGCCCTGGTAATAGCCTTCTCGGTGCTTTTTGGAGGGGCGGTGCTTGATATGAATATGATCATCGTCTCCACTCTGGGTGTTGCCAGCGGATTTCTCCTCCATGAACTGGCTCATAAGTTCACTGCCCAGCATTTTGGATATCTGGCCGAATACAGGGCCAATCTCCTGGGCCTTGGTCTGGCGGTGGCTTCAGCCTTCGCCGGCCTTCTCATTGCCGCTCCGGGAGCGGTGATGATCAGCCGGTCCCGGCCCCCTGTCCAAACATATATTCAAGATAGCATCTACGGCTCTACCGTCCCCGATCCGTTTCATCAGGAGGAGCTGGCCAGCCAGCTGAAAAGAGAGATGCTCTTAATATCTCTGGCCGGGCCGATGACCAACATCGTGCTGGCAGCTTTCTTCTTCATTCTGGGGATGAGCGGTCTGGCAGATGGCGAAGTCTGGGCGCAGGCGATTACATTTGCCCTCTTCATCAACCTGATCCTGGCGGCCTTCAATATGCTGCCCTTCGGACCCCTGGACGGCAAGAAGATCTTCGACGGCGACCGGCGGGTCTGGGCTTTGATCGGCCTGCCTGTGATACTGATCGCTCTGCCGGTTTATTTGGGGATTATATAA
- a CDS encoding glycosyltransferase, with amino-acid sequence MGKVFVSPLNWGLGHSTRDIPIIEELIRRGHEVTIGTSGNALTLLKREFPECDFITFKDYPAPYSSTRFFLPKFAASIPILLRALARERKKLDEILSVNKFDLIISDNRMGVYSHDIPSYFISHQLRFSLPQYLYPFEMLTIPVNSFVHVKFDGVIVPDIYPWAGQPNLSGKLSRSRLDATNKRAYFAGIFTSTRKMNLDEDLDYLIIVSGPEPQRTKLEEIIMKQVQKLPGEKVVLLGSPQKERHEKLDEHTTVHSYLSTEDKVEMMNRARFLITRSGYTTMMEMVELDKKHGLFIPTPGQTEQEYLSRYYARQGWFFSRSQYKLRLPQDVQEAMNYQGFPEMTKTAENVKRLYEELFVQHLS; translated from the coding sequence ATGGGAAAAGTATTCGTGAGCCCTCTGAACTGGGGTTTGGGCCACTCCACCAGGGACATTCCCATCATTGAGGAGCTAATACGAAGGGGCCACGAGGTCACCATTGGCACCAGCGGCAATGCCCTGACGCTTCTGAAGAGGGAATTCCCGGAATGCGATTTCATAACATTCAAGGACTATCCTGCCCCCTACAGCTCCACCCGGTTCTTCCTGCCCAAGTTCGCTGCCAGCATTCCCATCCTCCTCCGCGCTCTGGCCAGGGAGAGAAAGAAGCTGGACGAGATCCTCTCTGTGAATAAGTTTGATCTGATAATAAGCGACAACCGCATGGGGGTCTACAGCCACGACATTCCCAGCTACTTCATCTCCCATCAGCTCCGCTTCAGCCTGCCCCAGTACCTCTACCCCTTTGAGATGCTCACCATTCCCGTGAACAGCTTCGTTCATGTCAAGTTCGACGGAGTCATTGTGCCGGATATTTATCCCTGGGCGGGCCAGCCGAACCTGAGCGGCAAGCTCAGCCGATCACGCCTGGATGCCACCAACAAAAGAGCCTATTTCGCCGGAATCTTCACCAGCACCAGGAAGATGAATCTGGATGAAGACCTGGATTATCTGATCATCGTCTCAGGACCCGAGCCCCAGAGGACGAAGCTGGAGGAGATCATCATGAAGCAGGTGCAAAAGCTCCCCGGGGAGAAGGTGGTGCTCCTGGGAAGCCCTCAGAAGGAGAGGCACGAGAAGCTGGATGAGCATACCACAGTTCACTCTTACCTATCAACGGAGGATAAAGTGGAGATGATGAACCGGGCCCGCTTTCTGATCACCAGGTCCGGCTATACCACCATGATGGAGATGGTGGAGCTGGACAAAAAGCATGGGCTGTTCATCCCCACCCCCGGCCAGACGGAGCAGGAGTATCTCTCCCGCTACTATGCCCGGCAAGGCTGGTTTTTCTCCCGCAGCCAGTACAAGCTCCGCCTTCCCCAGGACGTGCAGGAGGCGATGAACTACCAGGGCTTCCCGGAGATGACTAAGACGGCGGAGAACGTCAAGAGGCTCTATGAGGAGCTCTTCGTGCAGCATCTGAGCTGA
- a CDS encoding histone deacetylase family protein has protein sequence MASNAGAGKTGLIFFPAFDWAISPTHPEREERLLYTRDQIFEEGLMDLPQIEEYKPRLAENKDIARTHFCVPDVESQVTEAHLIAAGSTLTLADALEKGEIRNGFALVRPPGHHSMRVVHGNRGFCNINNMAILVEYLRTKYGHKRLAVIDTDVHHGDGTQEIFWHDPEVLCISFHQDGHTLYPGSGFVNEIGGPQALARTLNVPLPPGTTDEGIHYVLDNLILPILEEFKPDLVLNSAGQDNHYTDPLANMRFSANGYARLNEKLAPDICVLEGGYAVETALPYVNTGIIQAMAGLDYSHVREPDYVPGAFVQTDAMWREIKKTVDQVNEAWAKREEMVQMVRESLGDFYRRKKRVFYDTDMINESQEESVRLCPDCPGYMTITSSAQRGYGTLNNAFCVSIPRGACSSCREDAKEEYEEHLEDRRIGYVYLQDKDRDKFKFCNNMTHTQKGY, from the coding sequence ATGGCTTCTAATGCAGGAGCGGGAAAGACCGGCCTGATATTCTTCCCCGCCTTCGACTGGGCCATCTCGCCCACCCATCCAGAGAGAGAGGAGAGGCTGCTTTATACCCGGGACCAGATCTTTGAGGAGGGGCTGATGGACCTCCCTCAGATCGAGGAGTACAAGCCCCGATTGGCAGAGAACAAGGACATCGCTCGCACCCATTTCTGCGTTCCAGATGTGGAGAGCCAGGTGACCGAGGCCCATCTCATTGCCGCCGGAAGCACCCTCACCCTGGCCGATGCCCTGGAGAAAGGGGAGATCAGAAATGGCTTTGCCCTGGTGCGCCCGCCAGGCCACCACAGCATGCGGGTGGTGCACGGCAACCGGGGATTTTGCAATATCAATAACATGGCCATACTGGTGGAGTACCTGAGGACCAAATACGGCCATAAGAGGCTCGCGGTGATCGATACGGATGTGCATCACGGCGACGGCACCCAGGAGATCTTCTGGCATGATCCCGAAGTCCTGTGCATATCCTTCCACCAGGACGGGCATACCCTCTATCCTGGATCCGGTTTCGTCAATGAGATCGGCGGGCCGCAGGCACTGGCTCGCACCCTGAACGTTCCATTGCCACCGGGAACTACCGATGAGGGCATCCATTATGTTCTGGACAATCTCATCCTGCCCATTCTGGAGGAGTTCAAGCCGGATCTGGTCCTGAACTCCGCCGGCCAGGACAACCACTATACTGATCCTCTAGCTAATATGCGGTTCTCTGCCAATGGCTATGCCCGGCTCAATGAGAAGCTTGCTCCGGATATCTGCGTCCTGGAGGGAGGCTATGCGGTGGAAACCGCGCTTCCCTATGTGAACACCGGCATCATCCAGGCCATGGCCGGCCTTGACTACTCCCATGTACGCGAGCCGGATTATGTTCCGGGAGCCTTTGTGCAGACCGATGCCATGTGGCGGGAGATCAAAAAGACGGTGGACCAGGTGAATGAGGCCTGGGCGAAGAGGGAGGAGATGGTCCAGATGGTGCGGGAGAGTCTGGGCGACTTCTACCGCCGGAAGAAGAGGGTCTTTTACGATACGGACATGATCAATGAGAGCCAGGAGGAGTCGGTCAGGCTCTGTCCGGACTGCCCGGGATACATGACCATCACCAGCTCTGCCCAGAGGGGATATGGCACTTTGAACAATGCCTTCTGCGTCTCCATCCCTCGTGGCGCCTGCTCGTCCTGCCGGGAGGATGCAAAAGAGGAGTATGAGGAGCATCTGGAGGACCGCAGGATTGGGTATGTCTATCTGCAGGACAAGGACCGGGACAAGTTCAAGTTCTGCAACAATATGACCCATACCCAGAAGGGGTACTGA
- a CDS encoding hydantoinase/oxoprolinase family protein, producing the protein MLIGIDVGGTTTDAVLVDGSRVEKTAYVPTDHNDLLGCLLGALDELVRGVDVSKIERVVLSTTLITNMIAEKKTDPVALVLIPGPGTNPQDYNLGQSIILDGAIDFRGKEIDRLNESQIKDAAARIKESGVSRVAVVGKFSQRNPAHEEKVSQIMSQILPGSKIELGHRVSGHLNFPRRAATTKLTLATKESYARFALAISRALEERRITAPVYILKADGGTLPLEGSLQMPVETIFSGPAASIMGVMALTPPGQTSVVVDIGGTTTDLALILSGSPLLSSKGARVDSMLTHVRAFAVRSVAIGGDSAVDVAEDGLTVGPQRNGSPFCLGGTGPTPTDALRVLGRSSVGDLERAKEAMAGVASRMNCTAEKAAEMVLDSVVEKIASQVNEMFREWEQEPAYRIWEIMKKEKLEAQNVVGVGGAAPALVPLIASRLKVASIVPEHAAVANAIGAAVARPTITLNLHIDTERGEYVTAEDGIMGKVNEKQMSLAQAEQLARRLLVERAGRLGIEEYAAEALVTSSEVFNMIRGWSTVGKLLDVRMEIPAGLLSSWRCT; encoded by the coding sequence ATGCTTATTGGAATAGATGTCGGCGGAACCACCACTGATGCTGTTTTGGTGGATGGCAGCCGGGTGGAGAAGACGGCCTATGTGCCTACGGATCACAATGATCTGCTGGGATGCTTGCTGGGGGCTCTGGATGAGCTGGTCAGAGGAGTGGACGTCAGCAAGATCGAGAGGGTGGTTTTAAGCACCACTCTGATCACAAATATGATTGCCGAGAAGAAGACGGATCCTGTGGCCCTGGTGCTGATACCGGGTCCGGGGACCAATCCTCAGGACTACAACCTGGGCCAGTCCATCATTCTTGATGGGGCCATAGACTTCCGGGGCAAGGAGATCGACCGGTTGAACGAATCCCAGATAAAAGATGCAGCCGCCAGGATAAAGGAGAGTGGAGTCTCGAGGGTGGCAGTGGTGGGAAAGTTCAGCCAGAGAAATCCGGCTCACGAGGAGAAGGTATCCCAGATCATGTCCCAAATCCTGCCCGGATCCAAGATCGAACTGGGCCACCGGGTATCTGGTCACCTCAACTTCCCCCGGAGGGCGGCCACCACAAAGCTCACCCTGGCCACCAAAGAGAGCTATGCGAGGTTCGCTCTAGCGATATCCAGGGCTCTGGAGGAGAGGCGGATCACCGCTCCCGTTTATATCCTGAAGGCAGACGGCGGGACATTGCCTTTAGAGGGATCGCTCCAGATGCCAGTGGAGACCATATTCTCCGGGCCTGCGGCCAGCATCATGGGGGTCATGGCCCTGACTCCTCCCGGCCAGACCTCGGTAGTGGTGGACATCGGCGGCACGACGACAGACCTAGCTCTCATCCTCTCCGGCAGTCCGCTGCTCTCCTCTAAAGGGGCGCGAGTGGATTCTATGCTGACTCATGTGCGCGCTTTTGCCGTAAGGTCCGTGGCCATTGGCGGGGACAGTGCAGTGGACGTCGCCGAGGACGGCCTGACAGTGGGCCCGCAGAGAAACGGCTCGCCCTTCTGTTTGGGGGGCACGGGCCCCACTCCCACCGATGCTCTGCGCGTCTTGGGCCGGTCGAGCGTCGGCGACCTGGAGCGAGCAAAGGAGGCGATGGCAGGGGTGGCAAGCAGGATGAACTGCACTGCAGAAAAGGCAGCAGAGATGGTGTTAGATTCTGTGGTGGAGAAGATCGCCTCACAGGTCAATGAGATGTTTCGGGAGTGGGAGCAAGAGCCTGCTTATCGCATCTGGGAGATCATGAAAAAGGAGAAGCTCGAGGCGCAGAATGTGGTTGGGGTGGGGGGAGCTGCCCCCGCTCTGGTGCCCCTCATCGCCTCCCGGCTGAAGGTGGCCTCGATTGTGCCTGAGCATGCTGCGGTTGCCAATGCCATTGGTGCTGCCGTTGCCCGGCCTACCATCACCCTTAACCTTCATATCGATACCGAGAGGGGTGAGTATGTGACTGCAGAGGATGGGATCATGGGCAAAGTGAATGAGAAGCAGATGTCTCTGGCTCAGGCTGAGCAGCTGGCCCGGAGGCTTCTCGTGGAGAGAGCAGGCCGCCTGGGGATTGAGGAGTATGCCGCTGAAGCTCTGGTCACTTCAAGCGAGGTCTTCAATATGATTCGGGGATGGTCGACGGTAGGAAAGCTCCTGGACGTCCGAATGGAGATTCCTGCTGGCCTGCTATCCTCATGGAGGTGCACGTAA
- a CDS encoding MFS transporter, protein MMNRTMKLLMLSDIFVLTGFGLIQPIIAIYINGGGVAGGSMLSAGLASALFLFTKSLVQLPFGHYVDRQSDKTKWLFVGTILMAGVPLIYVSASSIYHIYIAEVIYGLGSGLAYPTWLGLWSANLDKGQESFQWSVYSTATGLGTAATGALGAAVASFVGFSATFILAGVLCLLGCIALFYLDYKNGWRRIMAMLVPSICWGGGNSIRKLSDLLHGKGRHNFGLCLYGLAKPSFIYPPKDHKADIYPDPERLSKGE, encoded by the coding sequence ATGATGAACCGCACCATGAAACTGCTTATGCTGTCGGATATATTCGTCCTCACCGGATTTGGACTGATTCAGCCCATAATTGCCATTTATATTAATGGTGGCGGTGTAGCTGGAGGCAGCATGCTTTCCGCGGGACTTGCCAGTGCTCTCTTCCTATTCACCAAGTCCCTGGTGCAACTCCCCTTTGGCCATTATGTGGACAGGCAGTCTGATAAGACGAAGTGGCTGTTCGTGGGGACGATTCTCATGGCTGGTGTCCCCCTCATCTATGTCTCTGCCAGCAGCATATATCATATTTATATCGCAGAGGTTATTTATGGATTGGGAAGCGGACTCGCCTATCCAACCTGGCTTGGTTTGTGGTCTGCAAATCTCGATAAGGGACAGGAGAGCTTTCAGTGGTCAGTATACTCAACCGCTACCGGCCTGGGCACGGCAGCAACCGGGGCGTTGGGTGCAGCCGTGGCCAGCTTTGTTGGCTTTTCTGCTACTTTCATCCTGGCGGGAGTTCTATGCCTGTTGGGTTGCATAGCCCTGTTTTACCTGGATTATAAGAATGGCTGGAGGAGGATAATGGCAATGCTCGTGCCCTCTATTTGCTGGGGCGGCGGCAACTCCATCCGAAAGCTTTCAGACCTCCTCCACGGGAAGGGTCGGCACAATTTCGGCCTATGCCTCTATGGTTTAGCAAAGCCCTCTTTCATATATCCTCCAAAAGACCACAAAGCCGATATATATCCTGATCCAGAGCGCCTATCGAAAGGCGAATGA